The proteins below come from a single Mustela nigripes isolate SB6536 chromosome 14, MUSNIG.SB6536, whole genome shotgun sequence genomic window:
- the RNF186 gene encoding E3 ubiquitin-protein ligase RNF186, with the protein MACADIPQLRVPEQPQPISARATPPSAKATGPTGGHWSSSDGDLECLVCREPYSCTRPAKLLGCQHSFCAVCLKLLLCVQDNTWSVTCPLCRQATSVPGGLICSLRDQEAVVGRLGRPWPEVRLCPQRLADSAPSAAGHPGVAGEDAQEEATANRVAARRLAVHLLLLVLLIVLILPFVYPGVIRWVLASVIALALLMSSVFCCHASSQGSCCPSPGTVFCRGQKHSEISSIA; encoded by the coding sequence ATGGCTTGCGCAGACATCCCGCAGCTGCGGGTCCCAGAGCAGCCCCAGCCCATCTCGGCAAGAGCCACACCCCCCTCCGCCAAGGCCACGGGCCCGACAGGGGGGCACTGGAGCTCCTCGGATGGCGACTTAGAGTGCTTGGTGTGCCGGGAGCCCTACAGCTGTACCCGGCCGGCCAAGCTGCTGGGCTGCCAGCACTCCTTCTGTGCCGTCTGCCTCAAGCTCCTGCTGTGTGTCCAGGACAACACCTGGTCCGTCACCTGCCCCTTGTGCCGCCAGGCCACCTCTGTCCCCGGGGGCCTCATCTGCAGCCTGCGCGACCAGGAGGCCGTGGTGGGGCGACTGGGCCGGCCATGGCCGGAGGTGCGGCTCTGTCCTCAGAGACTGGCAGATTCCGCCCCCTCGGCGGCAGGGCACCCCGGCGTTGCGGGAGAGGATGCGCAGGAGGAGGCGACCGCCAACCGCGTGGCTGCCCGGCGCCTGGCCGTGCACTTGCTCCTGCTGGTTTTGCTCATTGTCCTCATTCTGCCCTTTGTCTACCCCGGCGTCATCCGGTGGGTGCTCGCCTCGGTGATCGCCTTGGCCCTGCTAATGTCCTCGGTCTTCTGCTGTCACGCCAGCAGCCAGGGCAGCTGCTGTCCCTCCCCCGGGACTGTATTCTGCCGAGGACAGAAACACAGCGAGATCTCTTCCATCGCCTGA